gctgagtgaagtaagtcaatcagagaaggacaaacattatatggtctcattcattcggggaatataaaaaatagtgaaagggatgggcagccccggtggcgcagcggtttagtgccgcctgcagcccagggtgtgatcctggagacccgggatcgagtcccatgtcgggccccctgcatggagcctgcttctccctctgtgtctctgcctctctctctttgtgtgtgtgtctctatgaataaataaataaaatctttaaaaaaatagtgaaagtgaataaaggggaaaggagagacaatgagtgaaaatatcagtgaggatgacagaacatgaaagactcctaactctgggaacgaacaaggggtaggggaaggggaggtgggcggggggttggggtgactgggtgatgggcactgaggggggcacttgatgggatgagcaccagctgttatgctatatgttgacaaatcgaactccaattaaaaaatatacaaaaataaaaaaataaaaaaaataaaatgtcagagatTTGGAATTCAGGAAAACAATTATAAAGACACTAGTTGGGCTCAGAAAAAGCATAAAAGCctctagagaatctcttagtggAAAAATGAggtctaatcaggccgaaattaaaaatactctgagatgcagtctaaatcggatgctctaacagctagggtaaatgaagcataaaaaagagtgacatacaatcggagaaggacaaacattatatggtctcattcatttggggaatataaataatagtgaaagggaatagaggggaagggagaagaaatgagtaggaaatataagaaaggcagacagaacatgaagactcctaactctgggaaacgaactaggggtggtggaaggggaggagggcaggagaggggtggtggtgactgggtgacgggcactgaggggggcacttgacaggatgagcactgggtgttattctgtatgttggcaaattgaacaccaataaaaaataaatttattattaaaaaataaaataaaaatgaaatgaaattcacaGGGGAAATAACATCCAATTTGGATCAATTGATCATACACAAATCATGGATACTATGAGGCTGACTCTTTTAGATGAGATGAACCCAATATCACCACAGACCTCATAAGCAGCAACATATTCAACAAAACCTCTATCAAATCCATCTGAAATCATTCACATTTGCAGACTAGTTTGACCAGATGAAGCAATCCTGACTCTATTTTTCTGGTCTTTGAATGAAGAACACATATTCCCTGGGATCTCAATAGAAATACCTCACCCTTTTTAATGTGATAATTATGACTCTTGTCATTTCAGCTGTTGTAGTTTCCTTCTCTATACTTGCCCTCCAATCAAGCACTGATATGACCCTACTGCTCCCCTGCTCAGGGAATCCATGGGTGCCAGGAAGTTACTCTCAGGACCCCCACCTTCTCTAGCTTCACCCTTCTATCCATTTCCCACACACAGCTTACACTGAACATCCAGACTCACAGCTCAGTCACCACTCCCAAGAGTAAGTGCTGATCAcatgtgggtgtccaattttTCTAGAAAACATGCAGAAAAAAGAGGCCACACCAAGAATTGTGGACACGATAGGTAGTGGATTACATTACAGCACATAAGAGCAGACTTCTTCCTATCTGTCCAGGTTGTGCATCATTCTCAACTCTACCTCTCACTACCAAGTGTGAACACGGGACACAGCCTCTATTAAGAGGCTGCTTCCTTTTTGTGGAACATAATGTCTTGTGCTTGGAGCTGGGCTGGGAATGTTTGGTGCTGCCAATCTCCCCAGTAACACACTAACCCAGGAGCTCCTGTGCTGGGCAACTCAGTCCACAGACTCAGAATCAGCTTTCTCTGGCTCCCACCAAACCAGATGAATGTCCAGCTAGGGAAGTAGGAGTTAATGAGTATGTTTATGGGATatttcagcactttttttttattggtgttcgatttgccaacatatagaataacacccagtgcccatccttGCAAAGGCCATGGGTCTTCATATACTCCCATCTTCTTTCTAAACATGTTCTGAGAGATAAACTCATCCCACCAGACATCCTGGGGGAAGCTCTACCCAAAAGGGCTTATTCTCGTCCATGATTACATGGAGACAAGGGACCACAGGAGCCCGATTAGAAAAGtcaggggtgcctgaatggctcagttggttaagcatccaactcttgatttcagctaaggtcacaatctcaggattgtgagattgagccccatgtctgggtctgtactcagcatggagtcagctcaagatcctctctctccctctctctctgcccctccccctgctcatgctcattctctctctaaaaaaagaaaagtaaaaagacaatgTTCCTTTCTAGCCAAAGGTTAAAGAGGAAACAGCTTTCCAGGCTAAATTAACTCCAAATAGGTTTTCATTTCCACATTTCTCAGTTTACAAGAGCATGATCTATGAAATACGTTAGAGAAGACACATTGGCCAGAGACTTTTGCCAAACCACACTTATTTTACTCTCAGTAGGATCTTTGCTAAGATGCCCTGccaacaaaaccagaaataatgTCACCTCCCAGTGTCCCTagagtgtccacctcagtgcccaggCTTTTGCCAGTCTCCTGCAGGGGACTCCACTCTGGGGGCTGTTATGGCCCAGGTTCTGGCAAATGCTGTCTGAGCCACCATGACCCTGTCTTGAGTGTCATCTACCAAGGATCTCTAGAACCAGGTTTAGAGACTTAGTAGGGCTTGTTAAGTACCACCAGAATTCCTGTTGGTGGTCAATCTTCTCAGAGGTATGGAAAAATGGGACCAGAATCAAGCAACTAAATTTAGATTTGACACACCAGGACAATTATGGGAAGCCAGAAGTTACCACAGTTATGATTTCACCACTAAAAGCTGCCCCTGACAAGTGAGTTCTCAGTAGTTGGAGAGAGACAAATTCTTTGATCCTCATCTGAGGACTTCCCAGGCCAAGCCCAAGCACATTTGTtcaatcatttgttcatttaacaagtatttatatGCCACCAGTCTAGGTACTTGAATCAGTGAGGAACAGGACAAAAACCCTTCGTCCCAGGAAGCTTACATGCCAGTGAGTCTGTTGggggtattttctgatttccttgcAAAGCAGCAGATTTAGACAAAGGTAATTATATATTCAGTTGATCTCTCACCTTGGACATTGGGTAGATACTAATAAAATGTTGCTGAACTTAGTGAAGACACTCATCAAGGGCAAAATTTTGAGAACTGGATCTTGTTAGTTTGGTGGTGATGAAAAGGACACTTGATGTCTGCTTGCTTCCATACTAAAGGTAAGAGTGAAGTAAGGCAAGGGGATAGAGCACTGGTACCAATAGTGAAATGTGCATTTGAAagttctccttcttttcttcccagtCTTCCTTATTCAGTACCCAAATCTCAGACATGAGATACATggacatacaatggaatattactgagccattagaaacgacaaatacccaccatttgcttcgacctggatggaactggagggtattatgctgagtgaaataagtcaatcggagaaggacaaacagtatatggtctcattcatttggggaatataaaaaatagtgaaagggaataaaggggaaaggataaaaaaaaatgagtgggaaatatcagaaagggagacagaacatgagagactcctaactctgggaaacgaactagaggtggtggaaggggaggtgggcggggggtgggggtgactgggtgacgggcactgaggggggcacttgatgggatgagcactgggtgttattctatatgttggcaaattgaacaccaataaaaaataaatttataaacaaacaaaggacaaaacaaaactacacgGACACAAGAATCTTgaaagtgctttcattttctacttGGCTACAATGTATGGGAGCATCTAAAATAGGATGTGCACACCTACAGCCTCTACTGTATCAGGATAATCAGATGTACTTAATACAATAATAGTGTTTTAttgaaatttgtcattttaagaaacttgaaatataaataatttgtcccattctttgaatttttaacatATGATTCAGGGCGAAATATGTATCTATCATTACAGTAAATTCAGTGAGAAAATACTACACAGCTCACATAACTGCAGTTTCCACAACCTTGGTCCACTTTACATCAGGTGTTCACAATTATCACCATTATCAGCATCATTATTGTCACACCCATCAATTATCATTCATCTTTGGTCTAAACTCTTAGCCAACCCAGCCAATCTGAATCACACTCTTCTCTGAGTGACTACTCCTGTCTCTCTTATAACCAATGCTACAGTTGCTAAAAGACTGACACAATTGTCCTTAAATGTGTGTTAATTCACAAGACATGTCACCTCAGCCTTTGTAGATTTCTTATCTCCATCTCTAGATTTATCTGTGATAGCTCTGTTTCATCATGCTTCTATAtgaatagtttttctttcttcagatgcTCCTACTTTAACACAGCTATGAAGAGAAAGGAGGGTTTAAAAAGTGGCAGTTTTTGTCCCCAAAGTAGATGCTCtcaatgagaatatttttctgcTCCCAAGGTTCTAGAAGCTTCCAGCACTCCTTTTCCCACCTTCTCCTCTCCATATCGGCATTATCTCTTCCACCTAGTGTATACCTGGATGCCTGTTGTGTTCCTTGAGTCCCTCCTAGTCGCTCTGCCTAGGCTTTCTATTCCTGGATGGATTATAGGCTCCACATCTCTGCTCATCATCAACCATCCCAAGTGATAACAAGTGACAACATCTGGTGACATCATTCACTCAGAGTTGCTGAAGAGTAATAGGGGACTGACCCCAAAAACTCTGACCTCAGGCCTGAAGACTCCCCACACATGTGCATTACAACATTCTCAGTTGGCTTATACTTATTTCACTACTCTCCTCTCTGCCTAACTATACTGCCAGCCTAAGAATGGGGATAGCATCTTTGTTCTTAAACCTCCTTTGCCCAGCACAGTGTGTACTATCTCAATATACATGgtataaaagaatgaattatttttacgTACAAATTAATGAAAATCAAGAAGAGCAGACATCTATAGGAAGACTGAGGCACCGGTATTTGAACAGTCTTGGGGGTTCTCGGGTTTTGTATCTCCTCAAAATTCTTGATACTTGCCATGGAAACGCAAAGGGTTTGGGGCTGGAGAGTGTAAGAAGCTAACTCCTAAATACGACTTGCCACTCTCACCCTCTCTCAATTCCACCACCCATTTTCTACCCgcaaaccaaaatataaaaagaattccaAGATTTGATCAATATTCTAGAACCAGAGTCCCTCAACTCAAGTAACTTTCTATTTCTCTAGTTCTCTTTGCTCAGGAATTTTTCCTAAGGTCTGGGTTCAGAGCCAGAAGATCTGAAATAAATAGggaaagaatcatttttttaagatgataaaatCATGTctaattctttgtctttttacttcCTCTAGAGTCATTAAGCTTCTTCAAGGTGTCTTAGAAGCAAAACTAGTCGTAGTATCAAGCCCTTTCCGAGTGTCCCGGCAAAGTGCTTGCTCAACTATCCTGCTCAACACTCAGTTGTAATTTCTTCCTGCTGAGACTCAGCTCTGGGGGCTGCCATAGCATCAGTTGTGAGGAGAAATTGGAATATATATGAGCCTTAGAGATACATACCTTCAAGTTGACATGAAGGTATATGGTACTTTCTGGCTAcctcttctcattttcattaaGAATGACTCAGCTGCTTTCCATGGAATGCAACCATTATGGAgtgggagaagaaagaacagagaaggaaCTGTGAGTTATAAGTAAAGGGAGAAGGATTTTGTGTTTGTTCGTTCATCCTTGACTACTGATATGGAATGTCCAAAATGCGCTCCAAGGAGCTAAATGCAAGATCTGTACTGCCAGATTACACGTTCCTATAATACCAATTCTAATCACTAAATCATGAAATTCTCCCAAGTGTCATCCAGCCAGACCAGTCtctgtatttccttgatgtttcAGAACCAGAGGAAGCAAAGTCTTCTCAGACAAGACTCTTGAGATTGGACACTCTGAGGGAGTTGCCCTGCTGCTCTGGGGGAAGTGACTAAGCCATGATCTTATGGTTATTCTTTGTCATCAAAGAATGGTCACTCTATATGTGGGGTCTGAAAAGCACCTGATCACATGAGTAAAAGGAGGAGTGAGAGACAGGAACAACTCATCAAAATGGAGGTGAGATTAGTCAGCTCCATCTCTGGGTCTTGTGTGGAGCCTTCTAAAATAGACAGAGATAGGACTAGGGCAGATCCTGATATACATCTACTGACGTTTCATGAAAGACAGGGAAAACTGCCTATCAACAGTCATTGACAAGTATACTGTAACCCATTTGAAACTATCCAAAGTGCGTGATTTGTGTTACTTTTTCACAAATTGCCCCCCCTTTCCTCTTCCACTATCCCACTCCAACTCCCCTaccttccacccccacctcccaccaccaccaccaatgaCTCAGCGTTGCAACCCAcagtgttggggggtgggggaagatggTGTTCAGGCTGCTGCTGTGTTAAGCACAAGGCTTGCTTCTGATAACCAGAAGATATAGAGAAATCAATGTTCATGTCTGTAGCAAAGTTTAAATGCAAACGTCTTAATTTTTACATACCCCATGGCACTTATATTCTGTATGGGGACCATTTAACACTGGTGTAAAGAATTCTCCTCTTTGTTCAGTCTGCTATACTGAATACTCCCTGAAGAAAGATACCATACCTCTCCTTCACTGCTCTATTCCCGCTGCTGACCACAGCACTGAGCCAATAACCATTGGTTAGAAAAGAGCAGACCCAGATTGCTAGTAATGAGCTCGGTTTGATCTAGTAGCTAGGTTGTGTGTTCTCCAGTTAAATGAAAACAAGTTCATGGAATTCCAATCTCAGGCAAGCTAAATCTGTGACCATGAGGGAACAAGGCAAAAATAAGATACTGAGCACCAACAAACAAGATCATTGTCCAAACCACAAAAATGACCAACATCTTCTTTGCTTAGCCAACATAAGGAATTGCTATTTTGTTACCAACTACATCTTTAGCCTTGCCCCATTGCTCCCGGTTCTAgctaaaaattattaagatattCTGTCATAGAAATGCTTCTGCTTTCTGACTGTACCCAATTCAGAGCAAAAGTTCAATTCCTTGAAACCTCCCCAAAATTGCCTAACACAAATCCAAATCCTATAACAAGCACCTTTTAATGTCCCCCCCATGGCATATTATCTCCCTCATTGCAACAACCCAACCAACACAACTTTGTTCTACTATAGAAGTGTTCCTGGTGGTCTTTGGGTGGGGAATATTAATGATGTTCAATAGATGGCCACTAGGTAAaggaacagatgaatgaatgacttaaaGGAGAAGGAATTTTGTAACAGGGTTCATGGTGACAGGAAGGGGAGAGTGGGCCCAAGGCAAACATGGGAACTATGAAAGACAGGAGTATCTCCATTCAGAGCCACAGACCAGGGACCAGGGTGGACTCTTTTGAAGGTCCATTGTTCCCCAGTAGCATGTCTTGGTTAGAATTTCCCCCTTCTCATCTGGCATTCTTGTAGCCTCTATCACTAGCAAAACTGAGAGGAATAGCTGTGAGATTTTCAGCGTTGTATGTTCCTCTTCGACTTTATCACCCAGTCTGGTGTGAGAAAGTACTCGTTTCACCCTTCATGAGTAATTCCTTCCAATACCTTATTAGGTGGTGCAGTCCTTAGCAATGTGAAGAGAGTGGACACTCTAGCATGGTGCTAGGGTCAAGCCTACAAATATCCTCTAAGAGACTCCTTCCAGAGACAGTAAGCATAAAGGACAGTCAATGCCAACTCTaaccctctcctccttccttcatcCTCAGTCACTATTCCTTGTGACTCAGTGCAATTCATTCTCCCACAGGTATctcaaaataaatcatgaaatcCCTATGATTAAAAGTGGGTAAGTTGTAACGTGCATACCCTTATAAggaattttatgtataaaataataaactataaacTACAGAAAAGATTCACATATATTGATCATAAACATATTTCATTTGTAATTGCCATTTaattggaatataaataattaatgttCTGTTGTTGCTCTAACTGTAATCTTTTGGAAATAGCAAAATGCAGTAATTATAAGATGAAGTCAATGAGAAATTCAACTCTAGTACTATAATAGATTTCAACTGGAAATAGGattcagattttattaaaaataactatgtaCAAACCTTAGAAATGATCAGACCTCTTCTATGAAATGTGATGCATATAACATCACTACCATTATCCAGCCCATCATTAGTAGTATATTGAACAAATCATCTTCATGACTCCCATTATCTTAAATATGTCACACTGGTAGgttatttcactttttcataATCAATATTATTACATGCCACAGGAAACTAACATggataaaattgatttttatcatACTAGGTATGGTCCTATTGATGGTCCTCTTAATATTTTATCTGCTCATTTATACAATCCTATCTCCAATCTCCAAAGAGTCTGCTCCAGATGGGTCCTGATCCCATTCTCCCAACATGCCTCATTCCCAGGGTCCTGTGCTCTCAGGTCACCCCAAATCCCCAGAAGTCAGAAGCTAATGTCATCTGAAAAAATCATTATCCTTGGGAATATGCAGAGCAATGGGAAACTGATGTGCAAAAGACTGAGGTATTTGGAGACATTTGTATCACAGGACAAATCACATGGTATTAAACAGACATGTTTGCTTCTCTGAAGTCTGTCCAGTTAAACTTGAAATACTCAAGGTcaggaaatgtgtttttttttttaatttttatttatttatgatagttacagagagagagagaggcagagacacaggcagagggagaagcaggctccatgcaccgggagcccgatgtgggattcgatcccgggtctccaggatcgcgccctgggccaaaggcaggcgccaaaccgctgcgccacccagggatcccaggaaatgTGTTACATGCATCTCAGCATCATCAGTGCCCAGCAAAATTGCCATGGGGCAGAGCTGAAGTTAAAGATTCTgagctgaatgaatgagtgaaaaaagaaatggtcCCAGACACACCTGGGGAGCAGTTATCAGGAGTTCCTGGTTCCCTCTTGCCAGACATCTTGGCAAGCATGCAGGAAGAAACTAGAGACAATAGGAGTGTGCCAGGCTGTCATCTCCCCTGGTTGTGAAAGCAGCAGTGTGCTAGGGCTGTAAATCATGAACCTGACACAGGATAAACAGTTCCTACCCTGAGCCTCCTCAGGAACAGCCTTGTCCTATCTTCTCTGCATCCCGGGAGTATCCAGGAGAGAATAGAGCCCCAGATGGGAGAATTGGGACAACAAACACAGATTTTAgtaggaaaaaggaaagcagagatgtCTGTGGAAGCAGCAAGAAGAAGACCTTAGAGGGTATCAGGGCATGGGGCTGGGTTCAGTGAGAAAGGAACCTTTGTGGAATGCATCATGGTCAGTGACATATCAGAACCCTGGCTCTTAGCATCTTgtccattcttatttttttataataaattcattttttattggtgttcaattttccaacatacagaataacacccagtgctcatcctgtcaagtgcccccctcagtgcccgtcacccattcacccccaccccccgccatcctccccttccaccacccctagtttgtttctcagttaggagtctttatgttctgtctgcctttcttatatttcctactcatttcttctcccttcccctctattccctttcactattatttatattccccaaatgaatgagaccatataatgtttgtccttctccgattgctTGTCCATTCTTAATCCTGAAAGATGCGCTCACGCAGAGAGACATTCTCAGGGTTCATCACTTAATTGGGTGTATTTGCTTCCATGTTTCTATGCAGACAGACAGACTTGTGGCCCAGGAAGAAGATGTCAGCATTGTTTTTGGAAGGAGGGCAAAGTGAAGGAAATGTCTTACCAGATCAGTtaacttcattcattttcctcCTCAATGTCAGAGCTTGGGAAGCAGCTGGTATTCAGAGCAGAGTCTTCATAAAACTGTTCACAGAGAATACACTGGCCTAGAGCTCTTGcactgttttctttattctgtccaggctccctgctctcccaccATGATGTCCTGCCAGCAGAGCCAGCAGCAGTGCCAGCCAAGTGCTCCTGAGGAGCCCAGCACAGTGCTCCCCTCCAGCTATACTTCAGGCTGTACTGGCAGATGGGCTTCAGGCTCTGGAGGTGGCTGTGGCCACAGATCCAGTGGCAGCTGCTGCCTGAGCCACCTCAGGTCCCACCAGTGTGGGCACTACAGCTCTGACTCTTGTGACAGTGGCAGTGGGTGGCAGTCTGGGAGTTCTAGGTGTGGCCTCGGCTCTGTGGGCTGCTGCTGACCTGGTGTCCCAACGCTTAGACAAGCGATCTTAGAGGAAGCAGGTATCATCTCAAAGACTAGCTCAGCCTCATGCGTTCCTCCAGATACCCGAATCTTCACGCACTTTGCCAGCTGCAATGTTCAGGGAGCAGCAAACCTTCTCTGGGAGGCTCTTCCTATCCATTCTTCAGGAGCCCGCCAAAGGCCTGCCTCCTGTCTGCCAAAACTtgtaatatcttcttttttattgagatataactgacacataatattgtattagtttaagaAGCACAACATGATGacttgatatatgtatgtattgtgaaatgatcagcATCATAAGTCTAGGTAGCAGACATAACCACACatagacacatttttttccctgatgtgaaattttaaaatttaccctctcagcaactttcaaatatgcagttcagtattattaactgtagtcaccatgctgtacattacatctccatgacttatttattttataactggaaatttatacatttttactctcttcaaatatatattacatatatatcccatattttctttatccattcatccatcaatgaacaCTTAGGTGGTTTTCCCACTAGGCTCCCTTTTACTTTGCTCCAACCCAGGCTTCTCTGTGGCTCTTTCTCCCTACTGTCCCTCCACCATTACCTTGTATAAGGAACACACCCCAAGTCTAGACCAGAAAAGTAGCAGTTCCAGTTCCTCCAAAGGAGCCTGTAGGAAAACAGTATTAAGACAGGTCAAGGAGAGGTGCTAGTTTGGACTCAATGCCCATGAAGGCCTTATCTTCCCCATAATGCAGTGTGGGAAATGGCCTGGCTCATGCCCAGACTCTGTAGGGATGTGACCATCACCATCAGATATGAAAGGGTATCCCAGGATCTGTAGCTATAAGAGTGTAAACAGGGAGATAAAGACTCCAGAAAATATCATAGGAGTTGttgagagagcaggggaagaaaggaaggtctCGGAGATGACTATTAACCCAATTTCTTCAATAAAGAcctggagagggatccctgggtggcgcagcggtttagcgcctgcctttggcccagggcgcgatcctggagacccgggatcgaatcccacgtcgggctcccggtgcatggagcctgcttctccctctgcctgtgtctctgcctctctctctctgtgactatcataaataaataaaaaattaaaaaaaaataaataaagacctgGAGACATGATGATGAAAGTTGTATCTGAAAGGACTGTGGACACAGAGGAAAAATGAGGCTCATGTTTTGTAAATAAGGGTGAGAAAACTGGGAGAAGGGAAAAGTGAAAGTGAGATGGTGCtggtttttaaaaggaagacaaGTGTAAGATCAAATATTAGCTTCAGACTTACTATGAGTCGGGCATGGTTCTGTGTGGCATACAGCTCTCAATGAATCCTCCCAGCCACCCTTGGATCATTGTCATAGGTTTTTCTGACTTGCCAAGGTTGCCCAGCAGTCTGGCTGCAGGACTATCAATTCAATCACCACCCCATCCTGATTTGCTTCAAAGCAACAAATAGAATTCTATCTAAATTACTTTTAATCGGCCCAACTCAATGTTtttaatactgctttttaaaaactataccaCCCAGCTTCCAAACTATGTAAGTTGCAGCTGCTACAGGATCTCATCTGGAGCAGGAAGACACAACATCCCTGATGTTAGAAGAAAGTACAAATGTCAACTGACCCACATTCAGCCCTTATGGAAACCACCATTTCACATATAAACTCAGAGACATTTTCCATTGACTAGAAATTGttgaaataatagaaaagcagaaattatCAGCCAGAGCTAAGCCAggatatttcttaaaatgaaactaaaaaaccAGTAAGACCTCATAGAATTCCACTGCTAAATATGTACCCCAGAGCACTGAGAGCAGGGACTCAGATACTTGTGTACTCTTATTCATGACAGCACTATTCACACTTATCAAAAGGTAAAatcaatccaaatatccatcaacagatgaatagataaacaaaacatagtatagatatataacagaatattatttgatcttaaaaagtaatgaaattctCATCCATGTttcaacatggataaaccttaaaaacattatgctaaattaaataaaacaaatacaaaaagacaaatatataatttcactcacatgAAGTACCTAGAACAGTCCAactcagagacagaaagcagaatagAGGTGATCCAGGGTTTCAGGGAAAGGATAAGGGGGGCTATTGCCTAGTAGGGATACCCCTTTTTGTTTGAGGTGACAAAGAGTTCTGGAAATAAATAGTGGAGATGGTTCAGAACACAGTGAATATACTTAGTGCCAGAGAATAGtatacctaaaaatggttaaaatgaaacattttatggTCATGcatgttttttcaaagattttatttatttatcaatgagagacacacacagagagagagagagagagagagagagagagagagccagagggagaagcaggctccatgcagggagcccgatgtgggactcgatcccaggactccaggatcacaccctgggccaaaggcaggcgttaaaccactgagccacccagggaatccctggtcatgcatattttatcacaataaaagaagaaataaggaaaaaaataatagagcgTGAGCTAAAGCCAAACTGGCACAGTGCCATGTGCTTTCACAAAATTAAGTTGTGGGTGGAAAATACCCTTGGAAAATGAAGGagtaaaaatcaatttcttttcaaaagtaaTGGGAAACCAACTCCTCAGATTTTAGGTATAAAATGGTACCAaaaaagggcacctggatggctcagtcagttaagtgtctgccttaggctcaagtcataatcctggagtcggGGATCAAGcccacaaggggct
This genomic stretch from Canis lupus dingo isolate Sandy chromosome 17, ASM325472v2, whole genome shotgun sequence harbors:
- the LOC112665080 gene encoding late cornified envelope protein 3A-like, whose protein sequence is MSCQQSQQQCQPSAPEEPSTVLPSSYTSGCTGRWASGSGGGCGHRSSGSCCLSHLRSHQCGHYSSDSCDSGSGWQSGSSRCGLGSVGCC